In a single window of the Zea mays cultivar B73 chromosome 5, Zm-B73-REFERENCE-NAM-5.0, whole genome shotgun sequence genome:
- the LOC103626988 gene encoding E3 ubiquitin-protein ligase Os03g0188200 translates to MSVMSAVDGSPGTPPPPGHRGCCASGATLELVGAFTAVCLVLYGVILYMNYLYVRWSGRDGVHRTDSGAGGLPARKRAGGGIDKAALAAMPVVRFKADAHCGGDSPVECAVCLSAMQDGDAVRALPGCRHAFHVTCVDAWLCARATCPVCRARPALPPPQQAPKAGAMVAGSSGRHPDLESQV, encoded by the coding sequence ATGAGCGTCATGTCCGCGGTGGATGGGTCGCCGGGGACTCCGCCGCCACCGGGCCACCGTGGGTGCTGCGCCTCCGGCGCGACGCTGGAGCTGGTGGGCGCGTTCACGGCGGTGTGCCTGGTGCTGTACGGCGTGATCCTGTACATGAACTACCTCTACGTGCGGTGGAGCGGCCGCGACGGCGTGCACCGGACGGACTCCGGCGCAGGCGGGCTGCCCGCACGGAAGCGGGCCGGCGGCGGGATCGACAAGGCGGCGCTGGCTGCCATGCCGGTGGTCAGGTTCAAGGCGGACGCTCACTGCGGCGGCGACTCTCCTGTGGAGTGCGCGGTGTGCCTGAGCGCCATGCAGGACGGGGACGCGGTGCGCGCGCTGCCCGGATGCCGGCACGCGTTCCACGTCACCTGCGTCGACGCCTGGCTCTGCGCACGCGCCACCTGCCCCGTctgccgcgcgcgccccgcgctcCCGCCGCCGCAGCAGGCGCCCAAGGCCGGCGCCATGGTGGCGGGGTCCTCCGGCCGGCACCCGGACCTGGAGAGCCAAGTGTAG